One window of the Benincasa hispida cultivar B227 chromosome 3, ASM972705v1, whole genome shotgun sequence genome contains the following:
- the LOC120074578 gene encoding uncharacterized protein LOC120074578 → MGLTLTGKSKSSAGENWGMGLLLVFFSEDSTSAIADQKKLFSSSSPSSSFSSSGRRSNYNLLNKAQSTISVCALLVFVSLLLFTLSTFEPAIKMNLTPPRRLLSQKSMPIEVRTPSDNQWNWFGKMWKQKPARGKMTNDAVSTAALQRMGTLYMRGTRAMPDLTVVHVSEDVGEEDLRLFLRLFHRSGVTAKSDSVFVFPSPTLSLRFGPIIREENESFLKLLGQYRNLNGTASRSAAAGFDVTQFVKTKEKKETEEPIWGKRVKRIANDSNGSGDELTRLSYGSVVGFDAAEIDPENSLSGFSDHIPMSLRRWACYPMLLGRVRRNFKHVMLVDAKNSLILGDPLSRVRNKGTESVILFTNKHNKKNSERSNTHHLVNPAIVVGGARGIRRLSNAAVVEIARILMQHKKKNSVSDSGVLSHLVNSEFLLKNVKVITSTESIPEVSSLAGVELDSVGSSSAPEKMMFQRGNNGNSREINSVIMKKICSSEIDSSVYSDC, encoded by the coding sequence atggGTCTCACTCTCACCGGAAAATCCAAATCCAGTGCTGGCGAGAATTGGGGAATGGGTCTTCTTCTCGTCTTCTTCTCCGAAGATTCAACTTCCGCCATTGCTGACCAGAAGAAGCTATTTTCATCTTCctccccttcttcttctttttcttcttcaggTCGTCGGAGTAATTACAATCTTCTCAACAAAGCTCAGTCCACCATTTCTGTTTGTGCTCTGCTCGTCTTtgtttctcttcttctcttcactcTCTCCACATTCGAACCCGCCATTAAAATGAACCTCACTCCCCCTCGGAGGCTCCTCTCCCAGAAATCGATGCCGATTGAAGTTCGTACGCCGTCGGACAATCAGTGGAACTGGTTTGGCAAAATGTGGAAGCAGAAACCGGCGAGGGGGAAGATGACGAATGACGCTGTTTCCACGGCGGCGCTGCAACGAATGGGGACTTTGTACATGCGAGGTACTCGAGCTATGCCGGACTTGACGGTGGTCCATGTATCGGAAGACGTCGGAGAAGAAGACCTCCGGCTTTTTCTCCGACTGTTCCATCGGTCTGGCGTCACCGCGAAATCTGATTCGGTTTTCGTCTTCCCCTCGCCAACGCTCTCGTTGAGATTCGGTCCGATTATTCGGGAGGAAAACGAATCGTTTCTGAAACTACTTGGGCAGTACCGGAATTTGAACGGAACGGCCAGCCGGAGCGCGGCGGCGGGATTTGATGTGACTCAGTTTGTTAAAACCAAAGAGAAGAAGGAGACGGAGGAGCCGATTTGGGGGAAGAGAGTGAAACGAATAGCGAACGATTCTAACGGTAGCGGGGACGAGTTGACTCGGCTGAGTTACGGCTCGGTGGTGGGTTTCGACGCGGCGGAAATTGATCCGGAGAATTCACTTTCCGGCTTCTCAGATCATATTCCGATGAGTTTACGACGGTGGGCCTGTTATCCAATGCTCCTCGGCCGAGTCCGCCGGAATTTCAAGCACGTAATGCTCGTCGACGCCAAAAACTCGCTTATACTCGGGGATCCACTCAGCCGAGTCAGAAACAAAGGAACCGAGTCCGTAATTCTCTTCACCAACAAGCACAACAAAAAGAACTCGGAAAGGTCAAACACCCACCATCTTGTCAATCCAGCCATCGTGGTCGGCGGAGCACGCGGCATCCGGCGGCTATCTAACGCAGCGGTGGTGGAAATCGCCAGAATTCTTATGCAGCACAAGAAGAAGAACTCGGTCTCGGACTCGGGAGTACTGAGTCACCTCGTTAACAGTGAGTTTTTATTAAAGAATGTAAAAGTGATTACGTCGACTGAGTCGATTCCAGAAGTGAGTTCGCTAGCCGGAGTGGAATTGGACTCTGTCGGTTCGTCGTCGGCGCCGGAGAAGATGATGTTCCAGAGGGGCAATAATGGTAATTCACGTGAAATTAATTCTGTTATTATGAAGAAAATATGTTCATCTGAAATTGATTCTTCTGTCTATAGTGATTGTTAG